Proteins found in one Pirellulales bacterium genomic segment:
- a CDS encoding Mrp/NBP35 family ATP-binding protein, with protein MPSTTVTTESVRAALEDFQDPETGRSALQLEQIRDLRVAGNEVALTLALTTHSAPLWQETRANLIEQLQTRLPGVGKVEVALDVHERRPEPLGQIGLTAKSVIAVGSGKGGVGKSTIASSIALGLRRAGCNVGLMDADVYGPSIPHLLGVNERPEVADGRIKPIEASGLKVMSMGFLVPPNEAVVWRGPMLHGALTQFLRDTNWGPLDYLIIDLPPGTGDIALSLSQMLPLTGAVVVCTPQDVALLDAMKAITMFRKVNIDILGMVENMSYFICPDTGKRYDIFGHGGAKQKAEELNVPFLGEVPLNMQIRINGDEGRVDGCYDDETTAPFLTAICQRLAKNLAKRTQEKPALPTLSVL; from the coding sequence ATGCCCTCGACGACCGTTACCACCGAGTCCGTGCGCGCGGCGCTCGAAGATTTCCAGGATCCCGAGACGGGCCGCAGCGCGCTACAACTCGAGCAGATTCGCGATCTTCGCGTCGCGGGCAACGAGGTCGCGTTGACGCTCGCGCTGACCACGCATTCGGCGCCGTTGTGGCAAGAGACGCGCGCCAACCTGATCGAGCAGTTGCAAACGCGACTGCCGGGCGTCGGCAAGGTCGAGGTGGCGCTTGACGTACACGAGCGACGCCCCGAGCCACTCGGCCAGATCGGGCTCACTGCTAAGAGCGTCATCGCCGTCGGTTCGGGCAAGGGGGGCGTCGGCAAGAGCACGATCGCTTCGAGCATCGCCCTGGGCTTGCGGCGTGCCGGCTGCAATGTCGGCCTGATGGATGCCGACGTGTACGGGCCGAGCATTCCGCACCTCTTGGGCGTGAACGAGCGACCCGAAGTGGCCGATGGCCGCATCAAGCCGATCGAGGCTTCGGGCCTCAAGGTGATGTCGATGGGCTTTCTCGTCCCGCCCAATGAAGCGGTGGTGTGGCGCGGCCCGATGTTGCACGGCGCCCTGACGCAATTCCTGCGCGATACGAACTGGGGACCGCTCGACTATCTGATCATCGATCTCCCCCCCGGCACGGGCGATATCGCGCTGTCCCTCTCGCAGATGCTGCCGCTGACCGGCGCCGTCGTCGTCTGTACTCCGCAGGATGTGGCGCTGCTCGATGCGATGAAGGCCATCACCATGTTCCGCAAGGTGAATATCGACATCCTGGGCATGGTCGAGAACATGAGCTACTTCATCTGCCCCGATACGGGCAAGCGCTACGACATCTTCGGCCACGGCGGAGCGAAGCAGAAGGCCGAGGAACTGAACGTTCCCTTCCTGGGCGAGGTCCCCCTCAATATGCAGATTCGCATCAACGGCGACGAAGGCCGTGTCGACGGTTGCTACGAC